The Arachis ipaensis cultivar K30076 chromosome B10, Araip1.1, whole genome shotgun sequence DNA window aattaaaagaaaaacatggTTTGTTTCTTTTCCTCCAAGCTGTTTTCAACCAATTCAACATGGTTACATATAGGATTTGTACTATTTTTTTTAACTAGATTCCAACAATGATATCAATttagtatttttaaataaaaggTTATCTATGACATAAAGTTTTATGAGAAaaatttagatattaaaaatacatGATATTCATTTAGTCCTTGAAAATATTTTACTTAAATTACTTTTAANNNNNNNNNNNNNNNNNNNNNNNNNNNNNNNNNNNNNNNNNNNNNNNNNNNNNNNNNNNNNNNNNNNNNNNNNNNNNNNNNNNNNNNNNNNNNNNNNNNNNNNNNNNNNNNNNNNNNNNNNNNNNNNNNNNNNNNNNNNNNNNNNNNNNNNNNNNNNNNNNNNNNNNNNNNNNNNNNNNNNNNNNNNNNNNNNNNNNNNNNNNNNNNNNNNNNNNNNNNNNNNNNNNNNNNNNNNNNNNNNNNNNNNNNNNNNNNNNNNNNNNNNNNNNNNNNNNNNNNNNNTGACaacttattcatttttttttatatgttattatttttaaAGATGAAATTAGTTTCATGTGTATTTTTGAGAGACTAAATTTATtgtttacaattttttttaatatgttgaCCTTATTGGATAAAGTTGGCAAATAAATTATAACCCATTTCCATTTAATTAACTCCAGCTGGTTCTGAGAAGAATTGGGGTGGAGGAAGGGGAGAAAGAGATGAATGAAAGTATTCAAGCTAGATCAAGATTGGTCCAAGAGACCAAGACATCTAAGGCCCAACACTCGTCTAAAAAGTTGCATCCAGTCAAGGTCCAGTTTACCTAGTTGAATTTCTACAAAAGTTAACTAACTTAGAGTGGTTTAGTTTATTTGTCCACTTGATTTAGGAACGATAAAACAGGTTAAATTTATTGGGCTAACCCGACAATCCACCAAAAAAAGGGCTGGATTAGAATTTCCAAACtcccaaattaaaaaaattcgtcAAACCCATATAACTAACTCTACAGGTTTTGGTAGGATGAGATGGGCTAACTTGTTggactaaataaattttttttttaaataatagagCAATTAGTANNNNNNNNNNNNNNNNNNNNNNNNNNNNNNNNNNNNNNNNNNNNNNNNNNNNNNNNNNNNNNNNNNNNNNNNNNNNNNNNNNNNNNNNNNNNNNNNNNNNNNNNNNNNNNNNNNNNNNNNNNNNNNNNNNNNNNNNNNNNNNNNNNNNNNNNNNNNNNNNNNNNNNNNNNNNNNNNNNNNNNNNNNNNNNNNNNNNNNNNNNNNNNNNNNNNNNNNNNNNNNNNNNNNNNNNNNNNNNNNNNNNNNNNNNNNNNNNNNNNNNNNNNNNNNNNNNNNNNNNNNNNNNNNNNNNNNNNNNNNNNNNNNNNNNNNNNNNNNNNNNNNNNNNNNNNNNNNNNNNNNNNNNNNNNNNNNNNNNNNNNNNNNNNNNNNNNNNNNNNNNNNNNNNNNNNNNNNNNNNNNNNNNNNNNNNNNNNNNNNNNNNNNNNNNNNNNNNNNNNNNNNNNNNNNNNNNNNNNNNNNNNNNNNNNNNNNNNNNNNNNNNNNNNNNNNNNNNNNNNNNNNNNNNNNNNNNNNNNNNNNNNNNNNNNNNNNNNNNNNNNNNNNNNNNNNNNNNNNNNNNNNNNNNNNNNNNNNNNNNNNNNNNNNNNNNNNNNNNNNNNNNNNNNNNNNNNNNNNNNNNNNNNNNNNNNNNNNNNNNNNNNNNNNNNNNNNNNNNNNNNNNNNNNNNNNNNNNNNNNNNNNNNNNNNNNNNNNNNNNNNNNNNNNNNNNNNNNNNNNNNNNNNNNNNNNNNNNNNNNNNNNNNNNNNNNNNNNNNNNNNNNNNNNNNNNNNNNNNNNNNNNNNNNNNNNNNNNNNNNNNNNNNNNNNNNNNNNNNNNNNNNNNNNNNNNNNNNNNNNNNNNNNNNNNNNNNNNNNNNNNNNNNNNNNNNNNNNNNNNNNNNNNNNNNNNNNNNNNNNNNNNNNNNNNNNNNNNNNNNNNNNNNNNNNNNNNNNNNNNNNNNNNNNNNNNNNNNNNNNNNNNNNNNNNNNNNNNNNNNNNNNNNNNNNNNNNNNNNNNNNNNNNNNNNNNNNNNNNNNNNNNNNNNNNNNNNNNNNNNNNNNNNNNNNNNNNNNNNNNNNNNNNNNNNNNNNNNNNNNNNNNNNNNNNNNNNNNNNNNNNNNNNNNNNNNNNNNNNNNNNNNNNNNNNNNNNNNNNNNNNNNNNNNNNNNNNNNNNNNNNNNNNNNNNNNNNNNNNNNNNNNNNNNNNNNNNNNNNNNNNNNNNNNNNNNNNNNNNNNNNNNNNNNNNNNNNNNNNNNNNNNNNNNNNNNNNNNNNNNNNNNNNNNNNNNNNNNNNNNNNNNNNNNNNNNNNNNNNNNNNNNNNNNNNNNNNNNNNNNNNNNNNNNNNNNNNNNNNNNNNNNNNNNNNNNNNNNNNNNNNNNNNNNNNNNNNNNNNNNNNNNNNNNNNNNNNNNNNNNNTTTATTAATCTAAAAAAGAAATTTAAGCATATTAGTCGGCCAATCTACCATAAAACGAGACGGGCTAGCATTTTAAATTTGGCGGAATAGGATGATTCGTTTTTAGGACGGATCTTAGCGGAACAAGACAGATTATTCGTTTTGCCACTCCTAACTTGAGTAAATATAAGATGTTTAAAGTCCATTTTATATATACAACAACTCATTAACAAGATAATTTAgcaaattcttaaataaaatttagatttaTAATTCTAAGAATTTCTCATTTTGAGAATGTAAATCTAGATTTATATGaataactattttatttttcacagAGGAACacaaatattatttattaaatccTAACTCCTCAATTTTATAAATGTTAGAACGAAtcaataaatatttataaaaccAACATACTTTACACCTCCTATATACATTCTAATTTTAGTATAGTAGTCCCTTGTAAAGTCCCATTTAAAGTTCGGAAAATACATCTCAACAAATATATAAATGATAATATACATACACAAAAACCCTACATGTCATTTCTCCATTCTATGCTTTAGAGAAAGATAAAGAGAGATTTGTTAAGATTGAATAGTAATTAAACATATTTAATCATATCATATATTCCCTAAAATTTGTACTCTCATATATCTTCCTCCATGGTTGTAGCTTTCTCAATGCTCGATGACACCATATCTATCATACTGTACTTCTTTCTCCAAGTGATTGTAACTTGTAACCAAGATGATGAATAATGCACCATTGCAAAATCTGGTATATCTATCTAACTTGTGTAATTTGTTAATTTAAGTTCACTTGTTTCTCTCTTCTCTGTTCTCTCTGACTATGAATCAATAGAGACAATATACAACCATATAAACTGCTATCTCACACCAATTTTTCATCTCCTTGTAATAATTGCTCCAATTATAGTGATAACATGAGGTAGTAGGTCAATGCCACCGGCAAGGCAACAAGCATTCCTAGTAACACTCTGATTGCCACACCAAACACAAACGTCAAAGATTTTAGTTTTGATATACTAATAATATAAtcattttttagaattttatctAATCAAAGTCATTAATAAAGTAAATATCCAATTTGGTCATTAATTACTTTTTGGTAGAACAATTTCATTCCTAACTAAACTAAATTACATCTTAGTCTCCaaccataaaaaaaaagtaatatttCAGTTCGAATCGGTTCTTATTAGTCCAACAATTTAGTCCTTAACAAATTTTAATCGTCAAATCAATTTCTAAACTttcatttcattaaataaataatgaaaagattgatctgaattttttttttaaaaaaattggacATTGTTATGCCTATATTAAATAACGACAAGAACTTATTTGTGCAACCTTTTGAAAATTTAGAGactaattttgtgattaaaatttcTTGAGAATTAAAATATgtggttaaaaatttttttagagaccgatttaaaatattattctaaaattaaaaataagatgcATTAATCCTTCTATCATCTCACattattgaaaattaatttgtctCACATTTTTGTGGTTGGAGACATGTTGTTGCgttatttaattaatattcaaTTTATCAAATTGTGGAAGTTATGGGTTGCATGAAGTATATATTAGAACAATAGAACTTACCCTGTGCTTAAAACTGAAGGATTAACATTATACTCTTTGGCAAAAACAAAAGGAACAATTCCTTGGGGTAGAGCTGCCTGCACATGTAAATAATCACAATTTCATGGTCAACATAATTTCACTGATTAGAAAATCAAAGACAAATTAAAGATTAATACAATAATAATAAAGTGTACCTGAACAATTGCCACTTTCAATGATGTACCCTTTAATCCGATCATGAGGGAGGCCAAAGCCATTAGAGCAGGACCAGCAAGAAATTTTAGCCCTAATGCAACCATTGTCATCCTTGGACCACATGCTATAATGCTTGAGCGTGATGCCATAAATAGACCTAAGTTCCAATCATGAaataaataagacaaatttttttcgaatttaattttgatgcactgtcaGTATAAAATAGTTTTACATTCAATCGTGTAAAGTCACATcagcaaaaataattattttttacattaaCTACGTGAATTgtcataaaaatataatataattaaataattatataaaatattttacattatcagtctatcaaattaatttgtttgtATAAGCAAAAAATATTACATTGATCATGAAGTTCATACTAACTAAACGTCTCAAATATTATTATGCTTTTTAAAAATGTTTGAATTTAAGTTTAAAGGGGGAAAAAAACTCTTACCTAGGCTGAATGCTGCCATACCTAGACCCCCATTGGATAATATTGTTATTGATTGGTTAATAACATCTGGTAGATTCACTTCCCACCTGGAACAGAATTTCACAGTTaccctaatttaatttatgtctAATAATAAATGATCAATGAACATAGAAAAATCTTCAACTTTATGGTGAGTAAGTTAGACAAATATTCTGTCTATTCCACTCTAATAATTCATTTTAACCTTTTCTAATTTCTTACATGCATGtttataaattaatatatatGGATATGAATTATTaatgtataaaaaaaaatcaaagtgaTTTATAATGGAATTAATTACCTGAAGTGTATGCATGACCAAATAAGACCAATTAAAGTTGCATGGGTATTAGGGTTTGTGATTAACTCCCTTCCCACTGTCATAAGAATCAACATTATCTTCTTTTTTCTGTCCCTCCCAGCAGGTGCTGcttcttcatcttcctcttcctcttcttttggTTGTAATTCCTGAGAATTCTCTGTTTCTCCTTTAAGCAGAAAACAAGAAGGGAGAGAAAGCAGAAAAGAAATTACACCACTTTCattgaacaaaataaaataaaatgtataatCATAGTATAATATTACTTATGGGAataattttgtaacaatttttgtACCATAAAATAACTTCATGTTTGACTGCAGAGACAATAGGGTAATTTATAAACATTGATTCTATTTTAGAGGAATAAGTCTTGAAACAGAatctaattgaaaaataaaataaaaatttatatgtaaTTGTCTTtatgtaaaattattaattaaaaatcgttaaattatttaacttatttaactaaattgttatctaataattttcaattatcaattttacataaaaaaaaacagCTATATgtgaatatttataaaaaaaaaacagacaaGAAAAAAGAAACTTAAGAAACAAATAGTTTTGCCTTTGGCCCCACTTTTGTTTTAATAGGTTAC harbors:
- the LOC107621625 gene encoding probable auxin efflux carrier component 8 encodes the protein MISLEDVYHVITATVPLYVTMILAYVSVKWWKIFTPEQCSGINKFVAKFSVPLLSFQVISSNNFYKMSLKLMYADFVQKLLAFLALTIIIKVSGRGGLKWIITGLSLSTLPNTLILGIPLMKAMYRDDAALLLPQIIVLQSLIWYNLLLFLHELDAAIPARTMPDTPPPPPPSQPIGETENSQELQPKEEEEEDEEAAPAGRDRKKKIMLILMTVGRELITNPNTHATLIGLIWSCIHFRWEVNLPDVINQSITILSNGGLGMAAFSLGLFMASRSSIIACGPRMTMVALGLKFLAGPALMALASLMIGLKGTSLKVAIVQAALPQGIVPFVFAKEYNVNPSVLSTGVLLGMLVALPVALTYYLMLSL